Proteins encoded by one window of Pseudomonas tructae:
- a CDS encoding flagellar hook-associated protein 3, producing MRISTSQFYETSSSSYQRNFSNVVKTGQQATDNLRVRTAADDPVGAARLLQLQQQSNLLEQYNGNITNVRNSLGTSESTLNGITNVLARAKELAISAGSGGYTDADRKAAAQELTQLEEQLYSLMNSRDENGKYLFAGSRGDTPPYVRNADGTYSYEGDQSTLSLQVGDMLSMATNESGHSVFEQALNTSRSQTKLTAPPVDDGRVHLSNGQVSGSTQYNDRFRGGEPYTVTFTSSTQFKITDAANNDVTLEASGNGAYDPNKPGSITFRGVEMALNINLSDADKLNPDAVIAGHAFTLASKPDEVSGSRSPGNTSMAQLNSAKISNQTDYENAFPGGGAIIKFTSPSAYEVYAQPMSADARPVASGNLTGTPATKATIAGVDFDFSAVPASGDQFSVKVDTHQTQNILDTISGFRKALELPVDKDLASRQKYQAALQSVLGNLDSGANKVAEAISSIGARGAALDVQAETNESLKMANTKTQSSIRDADPADVLIRLNLQQTMLQASQLAFTKISSLSLFNRL from the coding sequence GTGCGTATTTCTACTTCCCAGTTTTACGAAACCAGTTCCTCGAGTTATCAGCGCAACTTTTCCAATGTGGTCAAGACCGGGCAACAGGCCACCGATAACCTTCGCGTGCGTACCGCTGCCGATGATCCTGTGGGCGCCGCGCGCCTGCTGCAACTGCAACAGCAGAGCAACCTGCTCGAGCAGTACAACGGCAACATCACCAATGTGCGCAACAGCCTGGGAACCTCCGAGTCGACCCTGAACGGCATCACCAACGTGTTGGCACGGGCCAAGGAACTGGCTATCAGTGCCGGCAGCGGTGGCTATACCGACGCCGATCGCAAGGCTGCCGCCCAGGAGCTGACCCAGCTCGAAGAGCAACTGTACAGCCTGATGAACAGCCGGGACGAGAACGGCAAGTACCTGTTCGCGGGTTCGCGTGGCGACACCCCGCCGTACGTGCGTAACGCCGATGGTACCTACAGCTACGAGGGCGACCAGAGCACCTTGAGCCTGCAGGTCGGCGACATGCTCAGCATGGCTACCAATGAAAGCGGCCACAGCGTGTTCGAGCAAGCCCTCAATACCAGCCGCAGCCAGACCAAGCTGACAGCGCCGCCTGTGGATGATGGCCGAGTACATCTGTCCAATGGCCAGGTTTCCGGCAGTACCCAGTACAATGATCGTTTCCGGGGCGGCGAGCCGTACACCGTCACGTTTACCAGCAGCACGCAGTTCAAGATCACCGATGCGGCCAACAACGATGTGACACTGGAGGCCAGCGGAAACGGTGCCTACGACCCGAACAAGCCGGGCAGCATCACCTTCCGTGGTGTCGAGATGGCGCTCAATATCAATCTCTCGGATGCCGATAAGCTCAACCCTGACGCGGTGATCGCAGGTCATGCCTTCACTCTGGCCTCAAAGCCCGACGAGGTCAGCGGCTCGCGTAGCCCGGGCAACACCTCGATGGCACAGCTCAACAGCGCCAAGATCAGCAACCAGACCGACTACGAGAATGCCTTCCCGGGTGGTGGTGCGATCATCAAGTTCACCAGCCCCAGCGCCTATGAAGTTTATGCCCAGCCCATGAGCGCTGATGCGCGTCCGGTTGCCAGCGGCAACCTGACCGGTACGCCGGCCACCAAGGCGACCATTGCCGGCGTGGATTTCGACTTCTCGGCGGTGCCGGCTTCAGGTGATCAGTTCTCGGTCAAGGTCGATACCCACCAGACCCAGAATATCCTCGACACCATCTCGGGGTTCCGCAAGGCGCTGGAGTTGCCGGTCGATAAAGACCTGGCGTCGCGGCAGAAGTACCAGGCCGCCCTGCAGTCGGTGCTTGGCAACCTGGACAGTGGTGCCAACAAGGTCGCCGAGGCCATCAGCTCGATTGGTGCCCGTGGTGCGGCTCTGGATGTTCAGGCCGAAACCAACGAAAGCCTGAAGATGGCCAACACCAAGACCCAAAGCTCGATTCGTGACGCCGATCCGGCTGACGTGCTGATTCGCCTCAACCTGCAGCAGACCATGTTGCAGGCCTCGCAACTGGCCTTTACCAAGATCTCCTCGCTGAGCCTGTTCAACCGCCTCTGA